In Paracholeplasma morum, the genomic stretch CAAAGACAAACCAAACGGCATTTGTGTACAAGTAACACAAACCGGTTATATGTATAAAGAACGAATTATCAGACCTGCCATGGTCAAAGTTAACGAATGGAGTGATGAAAATGGCAACAACTAATAAAATTATCGGTATCGATTTAGGAACAACAAACTCAGTAGTATCCATTATGGAAGGTGGAGAAGCTAAAGTAATCCCAAATGCGGATGGCTCTAGAACAACCCCATCAGTAGTGGCATTTAAAGGGGAAGAAATCTCAGTTGGTGAAGTAGCAAAACGTCAAGTTATAACTAATCCAAACACAGTATCTTCAATTAAGAGACACATGGGTGAAGGCAATTACCGTGTTAACATCAACGGAAAGCAATATACCCCTCAAGAAATCTCTGCAATGATTCTACAAAACTTAAAGAAAACTGCAGAAGACTACCTTGGTGCACAAGTTAAAAAAGCTGTTATCACTGTACCAGCTTACTTTAATGATGCTCAAAGACAAGCGACTAAAGATGCAGGTAAAATTGCTGGTTTAGAAGTTATGCGTATCATTAACGAACCAACCGCTGCAGCATTAGCATATGGTATCGATAAGCTTGAAAAAGAACAAACTGTACTAGTATTTGACTTAGGTGGAGGAACATTTGACGTATCTATTCTTCACTTAGCGGATGGTACATTTGAAGTGTTATCGACAGCAGGAGACAACTTACTAGGTGGAGATGACTTTGACCACAAAGTTATGGAATACTTGGTTCAAGAATTCAAGAGAGAAAATGGCGTTGACTTATCCAAAGACAAAATGGCAGAACAACGCTTAAAAGATGCAGCTGAAAAAGCTAAAAAAGAACTTTCTGGTGTGACTTCTACGCAAATTTCATTACCATTTATCACAATGGGACAAGCTGGACCTTTACACTTAGAAATGACACTTACTAGAGCAAAATTTGATGAACTAACTAGGGATTTAGTTGAAAGAACATTAGGACCAGTTAGACGTGCACTTAAAGATGCGAAGGTAGATGCAAGTAAACTTCATCAAGTATTGTTAGTTGGTGGATCTACACGTATTCCAGCTGTTCAAGAAGCTGTTAAACGCGAATTAGGTAAAGAACCTAACCGCAGTGTTAACCCAGATGAAGTAGTTGCAATGGGTGCTGCAATCCAAGGTGGCGTATTATCAGGGGATGTTAAAGACGTACTATTACTTGACGTTACACCATTATCACTTGGTATCGAAACACTTGGTGGTGTATTCACTAAACTAATTGACAGAAACACAACCATTCCAACTTCTAAATCACAAGTATTCTCAACTGCAAGCGACAACCAACCAGCTGTAGACATTCATGTATTACAAGGTGAACGTCAAATGGCTCAAGACAATAAGACACTTGGACGATTCCAATTAACGGATATTCCACCAGCACCACGTGGGGTTCCTCAAATTGAAGTTAAGTTTGACATCGATGCTAACGGTATCGTTAACGTAAGTGCAAAAGACTTAGGAACAGGCAAATCTCATAAGATTACCATCTCTGGTGGTTCTGCAATGAGTGAAGAAGAAATCAACCGTTTGGTTAAAGAAGCGGAAGAAAACGCAGAAGCAGACAAGAAAAAACGCGAAGAAGCTGATTTAAGAAACGAGGCTTCAAGCTTAATTTTCCAAACCAACAAAGCGGTTCATGACTTAGGTGACCAAGTAACTAAAGATGAAAAAGATAAAGTTGAAAGACTTGTAAAAGACCTCGAAGAAGCATTAAATGGAACAGACCTTGACTTAATCAAGGAACGTAAAGAAGCATTAGAAAAAGATGCTCAAGACATCGCAGTTAAGGCTTATGAAAAAGCATCAAAAGAAAAAGAAGCACACACTGAAGAACCAAAAAATGACTCAAAAACTGTAGACGCAGAATTTGAAGAAAAATAATCACAAGAGGGGCTAAGGCCCCTTTTGGTAAGGAGTAATTATGGCAGAAAAAAGAGATTATTATGACGTGCTTGGTATCAGTAAAGATGCTTCAGAAGAGGACATCAAGAAAGCATACCGTTCGTTAGCAAAAAAATACCATCCTGACGTCTCTAAAGAGTCAAATGCA encodes the following:
- the dnaK gene encoding molecular chaperone DnaK, which codes for MATTNKIIGIDLGTTNSVVSIMEGGEAKVIPNADGSRTTPSVVAFKGEEISVGEVAKRQVITNPNTVSSIKRHMGEGNYRVNINGKQYTPQEISAMILQNLKKTAEDYLGAQVKKAVITVPAYFNDAQRQATKDAGKIAGLEVMRIINEPTAAALAYGIDKLEKEQTVLVFDLGGGTFDVSILHLADGTFEVLSTAGDNLLGGDDFDHKVMEYLVQEFKRENGVDLSKDKMAEQRLKDAAEKAKKELSGVTSTQISLPFITMGQAGPLHLEMTLTRAKFDELTRDLVERTLGPVRRALKDAKVDASKLHQVLLVGGSTRIPAVQEAVKRELGKEPNRSVNPDEVVAMGAAIQGGVLSGDVKDVLLLDVTPLSLGIETLGGVFTKLIDRNTTIPTSKSQVFSTASDNQPAVDIHVLQGERQMAQDNKTLGRFQLTDIPPAPRGVPQIEVKFDIDANGIVNVSAKDLGTGKSHKITISGGSAMSEEEINRLVKEAEENAEADKKKREEADLRNEASSLIFQTNKAVHDLGDQVTKDEKDKVERLVKDLEEALNGTDLDLIKERKEALEKDAQDIAVKAYEKASKEKEAHTEEPKNDSKTVDAEFEEK